One part of the Pannonibacter sp. XCT-53 genome encodes these proteins:
- a CDS encoding type II toxin-antitoxin system RelE/ParE family toxin: MAAQDFLAIIDDIAADNPAAATAFKQDVEARVATLTRHPDLVRPGRVASTRELVVRQTYIVVYTEQAGSILILRLLHGARQWP, translated from the coding sequence TTGGCAGCGCAGGACTTTCTTGCGATCATCGACGACATCGCGGCGGACAATCCGGCCGCCGCGACCGCGTTCAAGCAAGATGTGGAAGCCCGCGTTGCAACACTGACGCGCCATCCTGACCTCGTCCGCCCGGGCCGTGTCGCGTCAACACGGGAGCTGGTTGTTCGGCAGACCTATATCGTTGTCTACACCGAACAGGCCGGTTCGATCCTCATCCTGCGCCTGCTTCATGGCGCCCGGCAATGGCCCTGA
- the lptF gene encoding LPS export ABC transporter permease LptF — translation MKTLERYIIRRSLLVFVMTLAAMTGVVWATQALRQLDLVTSKGQTIVQFISITMLAMPFLVVIVAPFALMIALILVLNALSSDSELIVINATGGSRWLVLQPVLMFALAVTAATAFFSLYVAPLGLAQLRDEIARVRVDLVANIVRPGRFITVEDGLTFHIRNRSGDGKLDGLLLHDTRDPETIFTYQANQGNIVEAAGRTLLIMQNGTIQRRPKRQGDISIVRFQSYAFDLSSLIPEASEPVYKASERSTYALMFERDIDDYARGNRERLIGELHSRFSQPLYPLAFALVVFAFLGQARTTRQSRGMAILGALTACILLRTAGFGVTSLTAGDDAMMVGHYLVPLAGMAAAIWAILHSEQAAPAWMGRLTERIGEAADALQQRLQGRMGGGTS, via the coding sequence ATGAAGACGCTTGAACGATACATCATCCGGCGCTCCCTCCTCGTCTTTGTCATGACGCTCGCGGCCATGACGGGCGTGGTCTGGGCGACCCAGGCGCTGCGCCAGCTCGATCTCGTCACCTCGAAGGGCCAGACGATCGTCCAGTTCATCTCGATCACGATGCTGGCGATGCCGTTCCTTGTCGTCATCGTCGCGCCTTTCGCGCTGATGATCGCGCTGATTCTTGTCCTCAATGCCCTGTCCAGCGACAGCGAGCTGATCGTGATCAACGCCACCGGCGGCTCACGCTGGCTCGTGCTGCAGCCGGTGCTGATGTTCGCCCTCGCCGTCACGGCCGCCACCGCCTTCTTTTCCCTCTATGTCGCCCCGCTCGGCCTGGCCCAGCTGCGCGACGAGATTGCCCGGGTGCGCGTCGACCTGGTCGCCAACATCGTTCGCCCGGGCCGCTTCATCACGGTTGAGGACGGGCTGACCTTCCACATCCGCAACCGCAGCGGCGACGGCAAGCTCGACGGGCTGCTGCTGCACGACACCCGCGATCCCGAGACGATCTTCACCTACCAGGCCAACCAGGGAAACATCGTCGAGGCGGCCGGCCGGACGCTGCTGATCATGCAGAACGGGACGATCCAGCGCCGCCCCAAGCGCCAGGGCGACATTTCCATCGTCCGGTTCCAGTCCTACGCCTTCGATCTCTCGAGCCTGATCCCCGAGGCCAGCGAGCCCGTCTACAAGGCCTCCGAACGCTCCACCTATGCGCTGATGTTCGAGCGCGACATCGACGACTACGCCCGCGGCAACCGCGAACGGCTGATCGGCGAGTTGCACAGCCGCTTCAGCCAGCCACTCTATCCGCTCGCCTTCGCGCTGGTGGTCTTCGCCTTCCTCGGACAGGCCCGCACCACCCGCCAGAGCCGGGGCATGGCAATCCTCGGCGCGCTGACCGCCTGCATCCTGCTGCGCACCGCGGGCTTCGGCGTGACCTCGCTGACCGCAGGAGACGACGCGATGATGGTGGGCCATTATCTCGTGCCGCTCGCCGGCATGGCGGCCGCGATCTGGGCCATCCTGCATTCGGAACAGGCCGCACCGGCCTGGATGGGCCGGTTGACGGAGCGCATCGGCGAGGCGGCGGACGCGCTGCAGCAACGCCTGCAGGGCCGCATGGGCGGGGGAACGTCCTGA
- a CDS encoding type II toxin-antitoxin system RelB/DinJ family antitoxin yields MTAKTGMLHVRIEDETKARAAAALDGTGLTLSDAVRILVTRIAQDGVLPPGLLLDTQAHDAWFRDKVAEALNDLSAPLSHEDVMAAAARRIARGRLDSGD; encoded by the coding sequence ATGACCGCAAAGACAGGCATGCTGCATGTCCGGATTGAAGACGAGACAAAAGCGCGCGCGGCGGCGGCTCTGGATGGCACCGGGCTGACCCTGTCGGATGCGGTGCGTATCCTCGTGACCCGGATTGCACAGGACGGTGTCCTTCCCCCGGGGCTGTTGCTGGATACGCAAGCCCATGACGCCTGGTTCCGGGACAAGGTGGCCGAGGCACTGAACGACCTTTCGGCTCCGCTGTCGCACGAGGACGTCATGGCGGCGGCAGCCCGGCGGATTGCACGCGGCCGACTTGACAGCGGCGACTGA
- a CDS encoding 2-hydroxyacid dehydrogenase has translation MSDARFRVDVFSAKPYDARFLDAAAARAEAPVSLVYHDMRLTERTMPLARGADVVCAFVNDTLSAPVLDGLSDFGVRLVALRSAGFNHVDLKAAAACGIQVARVPAYSPHAVAEHAVALMLTLNRKTHRAYNRVRDGNFALDGLMGFDVHGRTVGIIGTGLIGEVLARIMTGFGCRVVAHDPVPNPACLALGVTYLPLAELFAAADILSLQCPLTPATFHLINDETIAQMRPGVMLVNTSRGAVIDTAAVIRGLKSGQIGALGLDVYEEESQLFFEDLSDRIIPDDLFARLLTFPNVLITGHQGFFTEDALTAIAETTIANVTSFLSTGAPLHPVKAP, from the coding sequence ATGTCCGATGCCCGTTTCCGTGTCGATGTGTTCAGCGCCAAGCCCTATGACGCCCGGTTTCTGGATGCGGCGGCAGCACGGGCGGAGGCGCCGGTCAGCCTCGTCTATCACGACATGCGCCTGACGGAACGGACCATGCCGCTGGCGCGCGGGGCGGATGTGGTCTGCGCCTTCGTCAATGACACCCTGTCGGCGCCGGTGCTGGACGGACTGTCGGATTTCGGGGTGAGGCTCGTTGCGCTGCGCTCGGCCGGCTTCAATCACGTGGACCTCAAGGCCGCAGCGGCCTGCGGCATTCAGGTGGCCCGTGTGCCGGCCTATTCGCCGCATGCGGTGGCGGAGCACGCGGTCGCCCTGATGCTGACGCTGAACCGCAAGACCCACCGCGCCTACAACCGGGTGCGGGACGGCAATTTCGCGCTGGACGGGCTGATGGGGTTCGACGTCCATGGGCGCACGGTCGGCATCATCGGCACCGGTCTCATCGGCGAGGTGCTGGCAAGAATCATGACCGGATTCGGTTGCCGCGTGGTGGCGCATGACCCGGTGCCGAACCCGGCCTGCCTCGCGCTTGGCGTCACCTATCTGCCGCTGGCCGAACTCTTCGCCGCCGCTGACATCCTGTCGTTGCAGTGCCCGCTGACGCCGGCCACGTTTCATCTCATAAACGATGAAACGATTGCGCAGATGCGCCCCGGCGTCATGCTGGTGAACACCTCGCGCGGGGCCGTGATCGACACGGCCGCCGTGATCCGGGGGCTGAAGAGCGGCCAGATCGGCGCCCTCGGGCTCGATGTCTACGAGGAGGAAAGCCAGCTGTTCTTCGAGGACCTGTCGGACCGGATCATCCCGGACGACCTCTTTGCCCGGCTCCTGACCTTCCCGAATGTGCTGATCACCGGCCACCAGGGCTTCTTCACCGAGGACGCGCTGACGGCCATCGCCGAGACGACCATCGCCAATGTCACGAGCTTCCTCTCAACCGGCGCGCCGCTGCATCCGGTGAAGGCGCCCTGA
- the lptG gene encoding LPS export ABC transporter permease LptG produces the protein MLGRTLTLYFSARFLKAILGLFLLAAVLIYLFDVLELLRRAGERGDVSVLRVSLISLLRVPLLLEQVIPFAVLFGAILAFVTLSRALELVVTRAAGISVWQFGAPAALVALVLGILSVMVYNPAAVWMQQRSDDLAAGIFGSEETFLLQTTNSVWLRQDGVDGESVLHAEQLIGQGTVLLGVTIFTFDHDGTFQERIEAREARLFEEYWNLTDAIVYTTEADPQRYGAYKVSTFLTPTEVRESIGAPESISFWDLPRFIELARRAGLPAYRYTLQYQTLLARPLLLLAMVLIAAAVSLKVSRFGGLGRMILGGILSGFVLYVLSELARDLGGAGIVPPLIAAWAPGVFGVLMGLTILLNQEDG, from the coding sequence ATGCTCGGCCGCACGCTCACGCTCTATTTTTCCGCCCGCTTCCTCAAGGCCATCCTCGGCCTGTTCCTGCTGGCTGCCGTCCTCATCTATCTCTTCGACGTGCTGGAGCTCCTGCGCCGCGCCGGCGAGCGGGGCGATGTCTCGGTGCTCAGGGTCAGCCTGATCTCGCTCCTGCGGGTGCCGCTGCTCCTCGAGCAGGTCATCCCCTTTGCGGTGCTGTTCGGCGCGATCCTCGCCTTCGTGACGCTCAGCCGCGCGCTGGAGCTGGTGGTGACCCGCGCGGCCGGCATTTCGGTCTGGCAGTTCGGGGCCCCCGCGGCCCTGGTCGCGCTGGTGCTCGGGATCCTGTCGGTCATGGTCTACAATCCGGCCGCCGTCTGGATGCAGCAGCGCTCCGACGACCTGGCAGCCGGCATCTTCGGCTCGGAGGAAACCTTCCTGCTCCAGACCACCAATTCGGTCTGGCTGCGGCAGGACGGCGTTGACGGCGAATCGGTGCTGCATGCCGAGCAGCTCATCGGCCAGGGCACGGTCCTGCTCGGCGTCACGATCTTCACCTTCGACCATGACGGCACGTTCCAGGAGCGGATCGAGGCACGCGAGGCGCGGCTGTTCGAGGAATACTGGAACCTCACGGATGCCATCGTCTACACGACGGAAGCCGATCCGCAGCGCTACGGCGCCTACAAGGTCTCCACCTTCCTCACGCCCACGGAAGTGCGCGAAAGCATCGGCGCGCCCGAATCGATCTCGTTCTGGGACTTGCCCCGCTTCATCGAGCTGGCCCGCCGGGCCGGATTGCCCGCGTACCGATATACGCTTCAATATCAGACGCTTCTGGCCCGTCCCCTGCTTTTGCTGGCGATGGTTCTGATCGCCGCTGCGGTTTCGCTCAAGGTTTCTCGCTTTGGCGGGCTCGGCCGGATGATTCTGGGTGGAATCCTGTCTGGCTTCGTGCTTTACGTTCTGTCGGAGCTCGCGCGTGATTTGGGTGGAGCGGGTATCGTTCCGCCGCTGATTGCCGCCTGGGCTCCGGGAGTGTTTGGAGTTCTCATGGGATTGACGATCCTGCTCAATCAGGAAGACGGCTGA
- a CDS encoding leucyl aminopeptidase — MSKLTKIQFGKAVAQPGVAVVFADEELASGALGAALLDSLSGGLARAAKAGNFTGKRGTRLDLIAPAGLDLDRLIVIGLGKPEDMKGLDWMKLGGAVQAAVAAAKATQALVYLETAKAEVTGEAAADFALGAVLRSHTFDTYKTKKDEDAAPAEITLNIAGVDPKAAKKAWSVREGLGEGVILARDLVNEPANVLGPVEFADRAAKLEKLGVEIEILTEKEMKKLKMAALLGVAQGSVRPPRLVIMRWNGGKKDEAPVAFVGKGVVFDTGGISIKPAAGMEDMKGDMGGAAAVTGLMHALAARKAKVNAIGVIGLVENMPDGNAQRPGDIVRAMSGTTIEILNTDAEGRLVLADALWYTQDRFKPKFMIDLATLTGAVIIALGSQNAGLFSNNDELAQRLTAAGEGTGETVWRLPLSKAYDKLIDTPNADVKNTGGRTAGSITAAQFLQRFVNDVPWAHLDVAGTAMGSDKTEFSQGWASGFGVRLLDELVRAHYED, encoded by the coding sequence ATGAGCAAGCTCACAAAGATCCAGTTCGGCAAGGCCGTGGCCCAGCCGGGCGTTGCCGTCGTTTTTGCCGATGAGGAGCTGGCCAGCGGCGCGCTTGGCGCCGCCCTTCTGGACAGCCTGAGCGGGGGGCTCGCCCGTGCGGCCAAGGCGGGCAACTTCACCGGCAAGCGCGGGACGCGCCTCGACCTGATCGCCCCGGCCGGGCTGGACCTTGACCGGCTGATCGTCATCGGCCTCGGCAAGCCGGAGGACATGAAGGGCCTCGACTGGATGAAGCTCGGCGGCGCCGTGCAGGCGGCCGTCGCAGCCGCCAAGGCCACCCAGGCACTCGTCTATCTGGAGACCGCGAAGGCCGAAGTCACCGGCGAGGCGGCGGCCGATTTCGCCCTCGGCGCCGTGCTGCGCAGCCACACGTTCGACACCTACAAGACCAAGAAGGACGAGGACGCCGCCCCGGCCGAGATCACTCTCAACATCGCCGGCGTCGACCCCAAGGCCGCCAAGAAGGCCTGGAGCGTGCGGGAAGGTCTGGGCGAAGGCGTCATCCTGGCGCGTGATCTCGTCAACGAGCCGGCCAACGTGCTGGGCCCGGTCGAGTTCGCAGATCGCGCGGCCAAGCTCGAGAAGCTCGGCGTCGAGATCGAGATCCTGACCGAGAAGGAGATGAAGAAGCTCAAGATGGCCGCGCTGCTCGGCGTGGCCCAGGGCTCCGTGCGTCCGCCGCGTCTGGTCATCATGCGCTGGAACGGCGGCAAGAAGGACGAGGCGCCGGTCGCCTTCGTCGGCAAGGGCGTGGTCTTCGACACCGGCGGCATCTCGATCAAGCCTGCCGCGGGCATGGAAGACATGAAGGGCGACATGGGCGGGGCTGCCGCAGTCACCGGTCTCATGCATGCACTCGCCGCGCGCAAGGCCAAGGTCAATGCCATCGGTGTCATTGGCCTGGTCGAGAACATGCCCGACGGCAACGCGCAGCGGCCGGGTGACATCGTGCGCGCCATGTCCGGCACCACGATCGAGATCCTCAACACCGACGCCGAAGGTCGCCTCGTGCTGGCCGACGCGCTCTGGTACACGCAGGACCGTTTCAAGCCGAAGTTCATGATCGACCTGGCGACCCTGACCGGCGCCGTGATCATCGCGCTCGGCTCCCAGAACGCCGGTCTGTTCTCCAACAACGACGAGCTGGCCCAGCGACTGACGGCGGCGGGCGAGGGCACCGGGGAAACCGTCTGGCGGCTGCCCCTGTCCAAGGCCTATGACAAGCTGATCGACACGCCCAACGCCGATGTGAAGAACACCGGCGGCCGTACGGCCGGCTCCATCACGGCCGCGCAGTTCCTGCAGCGCTTCGTCAATGACGTGCCGTGGGCGCATCTCGACGTGGCCGGCACGGCCATGGGCTCCGACAAGACCGAGTTCAGCCAGGGCTGGGCCTCGGGCTTCGGCGTGCGGCTGCTCGACGAGCTGGTCCGCGCCCATTACGAGGACTGA
- a CDS encoding carboxynorspermidine decarboxylase has protein sequence MIPTPYYLIDKSKLLPNMEKIAWLRETSGAKSLLALKCFAAWSVFDFMSQYMDGTTSSSLYEVKLGREKFPGETHAYSVAYADDEIDEVIASSDKILFNTIGQLERFDAQSAGHVRGLRVNPGVSTSGFDLADPARPFSRLGEHDPEKIAAVVDRISGFMFHNNCENDDFDRFDAMLGHIEQRFGFLIRQMNWISLGGGIHFTGEGYPLEKFAERLKRFAGENEVQVYLEPGEAAITKSTTLEVTVLDTLYNGKNLAIVDSSIEAHMLDLLIYRLNAKMEPNAGDHEWMVCGKSCLAGDIFGEFRFPAPLKAGDRLSMQDAAGYTMVKKNWFNGVKMPAIAVKELDGAVRLARDFTYADFAAALS, from the coding sequence ATGATCCCCACTCCCTATTATCTCATCGACAAGTCGAAGCTTCTCCCGAACATGGAGAAGATCGCGTGGCTGCGCGAGACCTCCGGCGCCAAGTCGCTGCTGGCGCTGAAGTGCTTCGCCGCCTGGTCCGTGTTCGACTTCATGTCGCAGTACATGGACGGTACCACGTCGTCCTCGCTCTACGAGGTGAAGCTCGGCCGGGAGAAATTCCCGGGCGAGACGCATGCCTATTCGGTCGCCTACGCCGATGACGAGATCGACGAGGTCATCGCCTCGTCCGACAAGATCCTCTTCAACACCATCGGCCAGCTCGAGCGGTTCGACGCCCAGTCGGCCGGTCACGTGCGTGGCCTGCGCGTCAACCCGGGCGTTTCCACCTCCGGCTTTGACCTGGCCGACCCGGCGCGTCCGTTCTCGCGCCTTGGCGAGCATGACCCGGAGAAGATCGCGGCCGTGGTCGACCGGATCTCCGGCTTCATGTTCCACAACAACTGCGAGAACGACGATTTCGACCGCTTCGACGCCATGCTCGGCCATATCGAGCAGCGTTTCGGCTTCCTGATCCGGCAGATGAACTGGATCAGCCTGGGCGGCGGCATCCATTTCACCGGCGAGGGCTATCCGCTGGAGAAGTTCGCCGAGCGGCTGAAGCGCTTTGCCGGCGAAAACGAGGTGCAGGTCTATCTGGAGCCGGGCGAGGCCGCGATCACCAAGTCCACCACGCTGGAAGTGACCGTTCTCGACACGCTCTACAACGGCAAGAACCTCGCCATCGTCGACAGCTCGATCGAGGCGCACATGCTCGACCTGCTGATCTACCGGCTGAATGCCAAGATGGAGCCGAATGCCGGCGACCATGAATGGATGGTCTGCGGCAAGTCGTGCCTGGCCGGCGACATCTTTGGCGAGTTCCGTTTCCCCGCGCCGCTGAAGGCCGGCGACCGGCTCTCCATGCAGGATGCGGCCGGCTACACGATGGTCAAGAAGAACTGGTTCAACGGCGTGAAGATGCCGGCGATCGCGGTGAAGGAGCTGGACGGCGCGGTGCGCCTTGCCCGCGACTTCACCTATGCCGACTTCGCAGCCGCCCTTTCCTGA
- a CDS encoding HAD family hydrolase: MPLPQSPAVIAFDADDTLWHNESFFKLTEARFAELLAPYCEKNRVADRLVAAERRNVHHYGYGIKGFILSMIETAIEVTDGKVPATVIGEILTAGQDMLGHPVEPLDGVREALAAIRGIAPLILITKGDLFDQERKIAASGLQKHFTAVDVVSEKSPEVYARIFARYTDDMSKVVMIGNSVRSDILPVLELGATAIHVPYPLLWALEAADFPVGHPKAIQLKSLTDLPALFGRA; this comes from the coding sequence ATGCCGCTGCCGCAGTCTCCCGCCGTCATCGCCTTCGATGCCGATGACACGCTCTGGCACAACGAGAGCTTCTTCAAGCTGACGGAAGCCCGCTTCGCCGAACTGCTCGCGCCCTATTGCGAGAAGAACCGCGTCGCGGACCGGCTGGTGGCCGCCGAACGGCGCAACGTCCACCACTATGGCTACGGTATCAAGGGCTTCATCCTGTCGATGATCGAGACGGCGATCGAGGTCACCGACGGCAAGGTGCCGGCGACGGTGATCGGCGAGATCCTGACGGCGGGACAGGACATGCTCGGCCATCCGGTCGAGCCGCTCGACGGCGTGCGCGAGGCGCTTGCCGCCATCCGGGGCATCGCCCCGCTGATCCTCATCACCAAGGGCGACCTGTTCGACCAGGAACGCAAGATCGCCGCCTCGGGCCTGCAGAAGCACTTCACCGCCGTCGATGTGGTCAGCGAGAAGAGCCCGGAGGTCTACGCCCGGATCTTTGCCCGCTACACCGACGACATGTCGAAGGTGGTCATGATCGGCAACTCGGTGCGCTCCGACATCCTGCCCGTCCTTGAACTGGGCGCCACCGCCATTCACGTCCCCTACCCTCTGCTCTGGGCGCTGGAAGCGGCCGACTTCCCCGTTGGCCATCCGAAAGCGATCCAGCTCAAGAGCCTCACGGACCTGCCGGCGTTGTTCGGGCGGGCCTGA
- a CDS encoding saccharopine dehydrogenase family protein, with translation MKRNILIIGAGGVAQVVAHKCAQNNDLLGDIHIASRNPAKCERIIDSIREKGSLKVEGALEAHALDAMDTAAVAALIRKTGCQIVINVGSSFVNMTVLDACIETGVAYMDTAIHEDPKKICETPPWYGNYEWKRREACADKGVTAILGVGFDPGVVNAYARLAIDEYVTEPESIDIIDINAGSHGRWFSTNFDPEINFREFTGTVYSWQQGAWQSNRMFEVGKVWDMPLVGPQQTYLTGHDEVHSLSSNYPQADVRFWMGFSDHYINVFTVLKNLGLLSEQPVRTAEGLEVVPLKVVKAVLPDPSSLAPDYTGKTCIGTLVKGKKDGKPAEVLVFNIADHKDAYNEVGSQGISYTAGVPPVAAAMLIADGTWDVGAMKNVEELDPKPFLALLNRIGLPTEIKDASGTRPFVG, from the coding sequence ATGAAGCGCAACATACTCATCATCGGCGCCGGTGGCGTAGCGCAGGTTGTCGCGCACAAATGTGCGCAGAACAACGACCTGCTCGGCGACATTCACATTGCTTCGCGCAATCCCGCGAAGTGCGAGCGGATCATCGACAGCATCCGCGAGAAAGGCAGCCTGAAGGTCGAGGGCGCTCTTGAAGCCCATGCCCTGGATGCAATGGACACGGCGGCGGTCGCCGCGCTGATCCGCAAGACCGGGTGTCAGATCGTCATCAACGTCGGTTCGTCCTTCGTCAACATGACCGTTCTGGATGCCTGCATCGAGACAGGCGTGGCCTATATGGACACGGCCATCCACGAAGATCCGAAGAAGATCTGCGAGACGCCGCCCTGGTACGGCAATTACGAGTGGAAGCGCCGCGAGGCCTGCGCGGACAAGGGCGTCACCGCCATCCTCGGCGTCGGCTTCGACCCGGGCGTGGTCAATGCCTATGCGCGCCTGGCCATCGACGAATACGTGACCGAGCCGGAGTCGATCGACATCATCGACATCAACGCCGGCTCGCATGGCCGCTGGTTCTCGACCAACTTCGACCCGGAAATCAATTTCCGTGAGTTCACCGGCACGGTCTATTCCTGGCAGCAGGGGGCCTGGCAGTCGAACCGGATGTTCGAGGTCGGCAAGGTCTGGGACATGCCGCTCGTGGGGCCGCAGCAGACCTATCTGACCGGCCATGACGAGGTGCATTCCCTGTCGTCCAACTATCCGCAGGCGGACGTGCGCTTCTGGATGGGCTTCTCGGATCACTACATCAACGTCTTCACCGTGCTGAAGAACCTCGGCCTCCTGTCCGAGCAGCCGGTCAGGACGGCCGAAGGGCTGGAAGTGGTGCCGCTGAAGGTGGTCAAGGCCGTGCTGCCGGATCCCTCGTCGCTTGCCCCGGATTACACCGGCAAGACCTGCATCGGCACGCTGGTGAAGGGCAAGAAGGACGGCAAGCCGGCCGAAGTTCTGGTCTTCAACATCGCCGACCACAAGGACGCCTACAATGAAGTCGGCTCGCAGGGCATCAGCTACACCGCCGGCGTGCCGCCGGTCGCCGCTGCCATGCTGATTGCCGACGGCACGTGGGATGTGGGTGCGATGAAGAATGTCGAGGAGCTTGACCCCAAGCCCTTCCTCGCGCTCCTCAACCGCATCGGCCTGCCGACCGAGATCAAGGACGCCTCCGGCACCCGGCCGTTTGTCGGCTGA
- a CDS encoding DNA polymerase III subunit chi yields the protein MATEVLFYHLTSQPLEAVLPGLLMKCLERDWTVVVQCGSRERVEALDAHLWAFSDDSFLPHGTAADDHPEHQPVYLTDGPDNPNGAVIRFLVDRAVPGSIEGYARIVLLFDGQDPEALAEARGHWKSLKAQGAEVTYWQQKPNGGWERKA from the coding sequence TTGGCCACCGAAGTGCTGTTCTATCACCTGACGAGCCAGCCGCTGGAGGCGGTCCTGCCGGGTCTTCTGATGAAATGCCTCGAGCGGGACTGGACCGTTGTCGTGCAATGCGGATCGCGCGAACGGGTCGAGGCGCTGGACGCGCATCTGTGGGCCTTCTCCGACGACAGCTTCCTGCCGCACGGAACCGCCGCGGACGATCATCCCGAGCACCAGCCCGTCTATCTCACGGACGGGCCGGACAACCCCAACGGCGCGGTGATCCGCTTTCTGGTCGACCGGGCCGTCCCCGGCAGCATCGAGGGCTATGCCCGCATCGTCCTGCTGTTTGACGGGCAGGACCCGGAGGCGCTCGCCGAGGCGCGGGGCCACTGGAAGAGCCTGAAGGCCCAGGGCGCCGAGGTGACCTACTGGCAGCAGAAGCCGAACGGCGGCTGGGAGCGCAAGGCCTGA